tgaaagaaggagccacaggctggatttgaacctggaccgcccgcttggagggctatagcctcaatacatggggcTCAATACCAGTGCCCCAGCACCCTCTATTTCCATGTAACAATCGTATTCCAAGAGATTTCAAATATATCAATTTGTAGTTTGAATTTGGTCCTAGATGTTTGATTGTTCAATAACAGCTATATACAGCAACCGAATCACTCACAATGCAAAGTATTTCAAACtcattttgtatatttaatttttgtCTGTGGGATTTAAGCATTGcatgattaaaaatgaatacGCGCCTGTCCTTTTTCCATTTCGTTGACCTCTCATTGAGTTTACGACCTGTCCTTGATGCCACCTCACCTACAGTTCAGACTGCTGGCATGAGAATCGTGTTGCATTTGATTTATGTTGACTGATGAGCATACTTTAATATCTTGGCTAAACATTTATTAACATTCAGAATGCCCTGATCTTTCCAAAGAAACCTCCAGCTGTCACAATACTTGTGCAGTATGTGCACAGTATTTCTTGGATGAGTTTTAGATCTGTGACTGACAGCagaaaaactgttgttttcatttagcCTTCAGCTTCAGCCTGCACTTGTGTATACTTGTAAAAATCAACTGGATCCAGTTCAGAAGAAATATTGTAACCACAGATAAACCCGACCCTCCTGGGCCTACACCTGTGTTGTTGTACAAATAGATACCAATGTGAGTATAAACCACAAAATCAGAACTGAGTTGTAAGGTAATCACACATTTTATGGTGACATGCAACATCAACAAATAACTTGTGTATTGCATTTACTTTATAacctaaatgttaaatttaTTACCCTGTGATTTATGGTTAACCTGTCCAGTGCCTACCCAGCTGGGCGGATCCACTCCCGCCCACACTGACCCCAAACTGGATATTCAGTATAGATTATGGATGGATAGAATGATTACTTTCACAATAATCAGCATTGATATCCTTAAATTACGGCTAATGCTTCCACCTAGTGCCCATAAATGTCCTTTGAATTATTTAAGGGATTCAATGTTTCTGTCATGGATTGAAGTTTTCAGGGCGATTCAATGACGATTGAAGTAGTTCCTTCTTCTGGTTGTTTCTTATTGATGCCAAATGTAGCTCCAAACATTCTCCTGCAATCTTGAtactgctctgtttgtgtccatggttaccacagagcagctacttTGCAGTATGGACATTTACTTGTgtgtaaaaagaaatgtattccATCAAGATACCAGTAAAATGTATTAAGAAAATCACTGTCAGctgtaaatgtaaattaaaaaaatacgcTTAGCTTAGGAGGAGTGATAGATGCAAAGTCCTATATGTTGTGCTCCTATATCGTCACTTATGGAATGcatcttgtccaatcagatttcttGGTGGGAtcttatgtatatgtataatACTACTTAAATCATTGCCTtattcatccctccatcatttGCACTCTCTGTTATCCGTAATACAGAACAACCATTTAtactcacattcacactcatgGTGAACTAAGAATCACCAATTAACTAGACTTGCATGTCTGTGGAGTACGAGGATAGCTGCCCTACCAACAGAAAACCCACACGGGCACAGAAAGGCCCAGCCAAGGATGTAAGCCAGAACCTTCTTTCTGTGTGGCCACATGCTAATCACTGCACTACTGTGCTGCTTCCTCATACATACTTTTTGCTTATAGTTTCATTGCAGATCAAGCATATTTTGACCATAATTACACAGTGAGACACTGACACATCAGCCGCACCCAGAACTGCTCTGAGTAACAGGAAAACCTAAAGTCCTGGGTTCTTGTGggtttgtttattcatttctttAGACATTACAGCATTGTAATTAAAGGAGAACAGACAGTTCAGGCTATTACACCTCATTTGCGCGAGAAAATTAGGCTGaatttgtctgattttttttttctgacacgtCTGTCACATCTGTCCTGCCATTGGTTGTTTCGCTCTTTGCGCTGTGCATAAGTCAATGCCCCCTTCCACGGTGTTTCACTGAATTTCCTCTAAGTGCTCCCAGTGGACATTTCTTTCCGCTCATTGATCTCGTGGGAATCATTTCAAAACTGcattgatttttctgttggttttgtttttggaaatgCACGTCATAATCCTGCTGTCATGTTGGACCGTAATGGGCTCTGCAGTACCAGTAAGTCACTCGTTTACTGAAGTTActtcaacaaaaaatacaagaagGTAACTTTAATTATTCTAACATTTTGTTTAACCTGctttctcatgttttatttcttgcaTTTCCAGGTCCTTCCTAATGACCTTCCTCCCCAAATTTCACAAGGAGGAACCACTCAAACTGCTCAACCTTTTGAAGTGACGAACCCAATACCTGACGCTCAGACGCCCTCTCCTCAAGTGGAGCAACCACAGCCTGGCGTCCCCCTGCAGCCAGAGGCCAAGGCCCAGGCCCAGACCCAAGCACAGGCCCAGGTTCAGGGTGGCCCTCAGTTTCTGCCTCCTACACAATTCTACACCTGGtatccactagggggcagtccAATGTTTATCCCTCTGCCGCCCAGTGTCCAAGGATCTACTGTTAACCAGCCTACAGTCCCACAGCAGCCAGTGGTAggacataaagacacaaacacttaagAGACATTTTGAGAGAACTCAATTTTAAATCTCATTtctaatatatattttctttttctcctcagatGTTCTCTCCTTATAGTTACTTACCTCTTTTTTCATCTCCACATATGAATCAACAGGTAAgttcaaataaagaaatcacTGTTTATGTAGTGTTTCCTAAAGCCAGCTTTTACAtgcactgcagacgttactaaATGTACTTCTCTGTGcaaaacttttttcaaaccaacccaGTACTTGAAAGATTTCACCTGGGGGGGTCTTTCCGCAAATATTTCTGCATGATTAGCTGTCATCACACACCGTAAAAGGATTTTATTGCAACAGCCAAAACACACAGTGTTTTTGGCTATTAAGAAATCTGTACTTAGTCGTAATCTATCACTTGATTTATGACTCTGATATGGAAACATAGATCCTCTTTTTGCCTGAACATGCATTTCTGCCAGAAGGTATAGCCATTGTAATACTTTTTATGTAACTGTCTAATGTTTGCAGTGGGAGGGAAGTAGAATGGCGGCTTTGACTTGTGTTAGTGCAGAAAGATTAgacagcattttaaaatgtatattgtatttttctctttctccaagTTTTCCCAATTTGGACTCCAAATGATTCCACAGACTATTTCAAATCAACCTCAGAACAGTCCAGTGTTACCTGTCCAAAACCCCTCTGGAGCTACTCCCTCAGTAAATACACCTCAGCCaatgcagcaacaacaacagcaactaCAACAGCAACTACAACAGCAactacaacagcagcagcaacagcaactaCAACAGCAactacaacagcagcagcaacagcaactaCAACAGCAACTACAACAGCaactactactacaacaacaacaacaacagcaacctCAACAGGTGTCTCTATCTTTATAAACTTTAAAGCAACAGCAGAACATATTCGCCAAAACCTAATGGAAAGTTGTTTATTCTTTCTAAGCCTGTGTCATTTTCTATCCACAGAATCCCCAAATTGTTTACATGCTCCAGCGATCCATggtaaaagcaaaacaaactttGGCTTCATAGTTCTTCCTCTGATCACGTTTAATTTGACATTTGCTGATATTCTTTTGCAGAACGCTCCCGTTGGCAGTCTTAGCTCAGAAGAACTCGAGGTATAACACCGCCAAAATGATAATTAGTCTCTCAGCTTGTTCAAACAACCGGCACAGTGAACTCAGTGATCCGACTGATGATCCAATTGttcccttctccctccctcgccTCTTACAGtatctttcctctctcctctgtttcagATGGTAGCCAACACAGGTCGGCTGGGTGTGTACCTAACCTCGGTGCTCACAAGCCCATCTGCCGGAGCTGTTCAGCCTGTGAACCAAGCCACTGGGCTGACGAACCAGGGACAGCAAAGCACAGTGCCAACAGTTGAGAACCCGTCAGCTGGAGCGGCAGCGACGCAGGGCCTGCAGACTAACACGAACGGGATCCCTGCAGGTTTGGAGGGACGGACGCAGGTGGCAGCCACAGTCCAAACACCTGTTCAACCCGAACTCCAAGCCACACAGGGAAACCTTGTCTGAGGAAGCAGCCGGCAGCAGAGAACAGTCATAACATGCTGATAATTAAACTTCACAAAATCAGTGATGAAACACATAGACTCACAAGGAGTCAGAGTAGTATCTCGTTCAGTAGCTCATACCCACGTCATTTACTAATAGTGCAACgttttttcatttattaccACTGCCTGTTggatttttaattaattcacaTTTAACCAAGACTGCTAAAACTGGAGTTGTTTCGCTgtttaaaatcttctttttaaatttctttGCTTGTTTCCAGTTTAAAAATTAATATAAAACTTCTTATTTTGAAACCTACattaaatgtctgtgtttttttctttttacctctcCTGACTCCTTAAAACAGGCTGCAAAGACATCACAGACAATCTTTAAATCTAGCAGACACAGAGGAACTTCGATATtgatgtgatgtcatttttATGTCCACCTGAACAATAAACTTTCAGTGACCCTCTACTTGATTTTTGTCTCTGCGTTTTTGATTCCTCCGACTCCAGAGTTAAAGTCTGGTCCTGTAGCTGCTGGACGCTTCATTATGTTTAACAGATAGTTGCTAACTTTGTCTGTCTTGGTGGTGTTTTGGTGCACAgcaggttttttaaaaatgctgacAGCAGCTGCCTTCTGCTTCCAAAAACAGGGTTGATGACTTAGTGAGTCtgaatcaaaaagaaaagttatgagctgtaaaaagaaaataaacatgtttaaactcAATACAGAGCTAATGGGAAATGCTGAATTAGGTGGTTAATAATGGATTTATTATTTTGAGCAACACTATTATAAATATCATTCTTGTTTGTTAAGATTATTTATAATAGCATA
This window of the Labrus mixtus chromosome 2, fLabMix1.1, whole genome shotgun sequence genome carries:
- the ambn gene encoding ameloblastin — protein: MHVIILLSCWTVMGSAVPVLPNDLPPQISQGGTTQTAQPFEVTNPIPDAQTPSPQVEQPQPGVPLQPEAKAQAQTQAQAQVQGGPQFLPPTQFYTWYPLGGSPMFIPLPPSVQGSTVNQPTVPQQPVMFSPYSYLPLFSSPHMNQQFSQFGLQMIPQTISNQPQNSPVLPVQNPSGATPSVNTPQPMQQQQQQLQQQLQQQLQQQQQQQLQQQLQQQQQQQLQQQLQQQLLLQQQQQQQPQQNPQIVYMLQRSMNAPVGSLSSEELEMVANTGRLGVYLTSVLTSPSAGAVQPVNQATGLTNQGQQSTVPTVENPSAGAAATQGLQTNTNGIPAGLEGRTQVAATVQTPVQPELQATQGNLV